One Verrucomicrobiota bacterium DNA window includes the following coding sequences:
- a CDS encoding DEAD/DEAH box helicase: MNTPPFSELGLRPELLSALEDLGFERPSPIQALAIPPALEGRDLVGLSATGSGKTAAFGLPLLERIDTLSHETQALILCPTRELAMQVCEEIHRMGAKLSGLRAVPVYGGAPYERQVRQLRRGAHIVVGTPGRIMDHMDRRNIDFSKVRLAVLDEADRMLDMGFVEDMEAILGALPAARQTLFFSATMQRTVERLIDQFGRHPEKVEVKQKAKTVATVDQCYYEVRGRSKVEVLSRLLDMGSARLGIVFCNTKRAVDECVEALLARGYAADRLHGDITQAMRERVLKRFREGTVELLVATDVAARGLDVEEIDVVFNYDLPQDPEDYVHRIGRTGRAGRSGSAVSFVFGREVYRLQSIQKYTRQQIRRGKIPSQEEVEGKRVDRLFETVRERLEAGNGNEYAEQVDRLLDQGHPATDIAGAVLGLLHEIDVREGEEIIEDREDERPERGPRRERREREGGAGKKFERAPLEAAPQGMARLFLAIGRQSGVQAREIIGMIYRESQIPDGSLGKVTIFPRHTLVDVPKEHADRVLSGIRDSRLKGRGFRSDYDRRGA; this comes from the coding sequence ATGAATACGCCTCCCTTTTCCGAACTTGGCTTGCGGCCGGAGCTTTTGTCTGCGCTGGAGGACTTGGGTTTCGAGCGTCCTTCGCCCATCCAAGCGCTCGCCATTCCACCCGCCTTGGAGGGGCGGGACTTGGTGGGTCTGTCTGCGACGGGCTCCGGCAAGACGGCCGCCTTCGGCCTTCCGCTCCTGGAGCGGATCGATACCCTCTCTCACGAAACCCAAGCTCTCATTCTCTGTCCCACGCGCGAGCTGGCCATGCAGGTCTGCGAGGAGATTCACCGGATGGGCGCAAAGTTGAGCGGGTTGCGAGCGGTCCCGGTCTACGGAGGGGCACCCTACGAGCGGCAAGTTCGGCAATTGCGACGTGGGGCGCACATCGTGGTGGGGACGCCCGGGCGGATTATGGACCATATGGACCGGCGGAACATCGATTTCTCGAAAGTGCGCTTGGCGGTCTTGGATGAAGCCGATCGCATGCTCGATATGGGCTTCGTGGAAGACATGGAAGCGATTCTGGGGGCTTTGCCCGCGGCCCGCCAAACGCTTTTTTTCTCGGCGACCATGCAGCGGACGGTCGAGCGTTTGATCGATCAATTCGGGCGTCATCCCGAGAAGGTCGAGGTCAAGCAGAAGGCCAAGACGGTGGCGACCGTCGACCAGTGCTACTACGAGGTGCGCGGCCGCTCCAAGGTGGAGGTGCTTTCCCGTTTGCTCGATATGGGGAGTGCCCGGTTGGGGATTGTGTTCTGCAATACCAAGCGGGCGGTCGACGAATGCGTGGAGGCCTTGCTGGCGCGTGGCTACGCCGCCGATCGGCTGCATGGCGATATCACCCAAGCGATGCGGGAACGAGTTTTGAAACGCTTTCGCGAGGGAACGGTCGAGCTTCTGGTGGCTACGGATGTGGCGGCCCGCGGCTTGGATGTGGAGGAGATCGATGTGGTCTTCAATTATGACCTTCCTCAAGATCCAGAGGACTACGTGCACCGGATTGGCCGGACGGGGCGGGCGGGACGGTCGGGCTCGGCGGTCAGCTTTGTTTTTGGCCGCGAGGTCTATCGACTCCAGAGCATCCAAAAATACACTCGCCAGCAAATCCGGCGCGGCAAGATCCCCTCGCAAGAAGAGGTGGAAGGGAAGCGGGTGGATCGCTTGTTTGAGACGGTCCGGGAGCGGTTGGAAGCAGGCAATGGGAATGAGTATGCCGAACAGGTGGATCGCCTGCTCGACCAAGGGCATCCCGCAACGGATATCGCCGGTGCGGTTTTGGGGCTTTTGCACGAAATCGATGTTCGCGAGGGGGAGGAGATCATCGAAGACCGGGAGGACGAGCGTCCTGAGAGAGGGCCGCGACGGGAGCGGCGGGAGCGAGAAGGAGGAGCGGGCAAGAAGTTCGAACGGGCCCCGCTGGAGGCGGCCCCGCAGGGAATGGCGCGGCTCTTCTTGGCGATTGGTCGCCAGAGTGGAGTGCAGGCCCGCGAGATCATTGGGATGATTTATCGGGAGTCCCAGATTCCGGATGGGTCCTTGGGCAAGGTGACGATTTTTCCACGCCACACCTTGGTGGACGTGCCGAAGGAGCATGCGGATCGAGTTCTTTCCGGGATCCGCGATTCTCGCTTGAAGGGGCGGGGCTTTCGCTCGGACTATGATCGGAGAGGGGCCTGA